A window from Bubalus kerabau isolate K-KA32 ecotype Philippines breed swamp buffalo chromosome 5, PCC_UOA_SB_1v2, whole genome shotgun sequence encodes these proteins:
- the SYT8 gene encoding synaptotagmin-8: MGRPPDTHSAHAPAGTTAAPGLTPDLATPIPWLRWALMAAAVIAGALLASCLLCTVCCCHRGRRRKRPRDKEAVVLSTTGLTTTTHLVQPELGNVASGPGGAQQWGRLQLSLEYDSGSQEIRVGLKQAADLRPGIPGGTADPYARLSLSPDAGRTHETKVHPGTLCPVFEETCSFHVSQGWARGAGRGGRRLTPLPQVPPAELPGTSLRVLLLDHRRLSQHRTLGMLSLPLGSVDLQHVLELWHPLGPPATAEPEQTEELCFSLRYVPGSGQLTVVVLEARGLSPALADPYVKVQLLLNQRKWKKRKTSARKGMATPYYNEAFTFLVPFSQIQSVDLVLAVWARGPQLRDEPVGKVRLGSRAAGQPLQHWADMLAQARRPVAQWHRLQPAREVDQALALQSRPRLPLPGF; the protein is encoded by the exons TGGGCTCACACCGGACCTCGCTACCCCTATCCCCT GGCTCCGCTGGGCACTCATGGCTGCTGCCGTCATAGCGGGCGCCCTCCTTGCATCCTGCCTGCTCTGCACTGTCTGCTGCTGCCACCGTGGGCGCCGCAGGAAGAGGCCCAGAGACAAGGAGGCTGTGGTCCTGAGCACCACTGggctcaccaccaccacccacctg GTGCAGCCGGAGTTGGGTAATGTGGCATCTGGACCTGGGggtgcccagcagtgggggcGCCTGCAGCTGTCCCTGGAGTATGACTCTGGAAGCCAAGAG ATCAGGGTGGGCCTCAAGCAGGCCGCAGACCTGAGGCCCGGGATCCCGGGCGGCACGGCGGACCCCTATGCCCGCCTGAGCCTGTCCCCGGACGCCGGGCGCACACACGAGACAAAGGTGCACCCTGGCACGCTGTGCCCCGTGTTCGAGGAGACCTGCTCCTTCCACGTGAGTCAGGGCTGGGCCCGGGGGGCTGGGCGGGGTGGCCGGCGGCTCACACCCCTCCCGCAGGTGCCGCCCGCCGAGCTGCCCGGGACCTCCCTGCGGGTGCTGCTGCTAGACCACAGGCGCCTCTCCCAGCACCGGACGCTGGGCATGCTCAGCCTGCCGCTGGGCTCCGTGGACCTGCAGCACGTGCTGGAGCTCTGGCACCCGCTGGGCCCACCCGCCACAGCCGAG CCTGAGCAGACCGAGGAGCTCTGCTTCTCGCTCCGCTACGTGCCCGGCTCGGGCCAGCTGACCGTGGTTGTGCTGGAGGCCCGAGGCCTGAGCCCGGCGCTGGCAG ACCCCTATGTGAAGGTCCAGCTCCTGCTGAACCAGAGAaagtggaagaagagaaagacatcGGCCaggaagggcatggccacccctTACTACAACGAGGCCTTCACCTTCCTCGTGCCCTTCAGCCAGATCCAG AGCGTGGATCTGGTGCTGGCCGTCTGGGCCCGGGGCCCACAGCTGCGGGACGAGCCTGTCGGCAAGGTGCGGCTGGGCTCCCGGGCCGCTGGGCAGCCCCTCCAGCACTGGGCGGACATGCTGGCCCAGGCCCGGCGGCCCGTCGCCCAGTGGCACCGCCTGCAGCCAGCCAGGGAGGTGGACCAGGCCCTGGCCTTGCAGTCCCGCCCGCGTCTGCCCTTGCCCGGCTTCTGA